The following proteins are encoded in a genomic region of Sorangiineae bacterium MSr12523:
- a CDS encoding matrixin family metalloprotease, giving the protein MLAIVGATTALAPTAHGFCRTMTGREPGDPSSTNRCDGWNEQSKRACCPYGKPLFWKNACVGYSLQRASSRQLSLNDAEAVFAKAFQTWTKVTCGSGTSNRVSLDMRYLGPVECGEVRYNSEGPNQNVIVFRDSEWPHRDPTNTLALTTVRYDADNGEIFGADMEINAAQPSPLSASDSLPPGALDLLSIATHEAGHFLGFAHSVDTEATMYASYRAISMRDLSPDDTNGICGVYPPDQTRATGDGPVPAEACDPTPRHGFVSTCEDTSSVEGGGGCAVAPPGTSTNPSEEPWRWPSSIPVLLAGTGLVLLRRLRGQLRPR; this is encoded by the coding sequence ATGTTGGCAATCGTAGGCGCGACCACGGCCCTCGCCCCGACGGCCCACGGCTTTTGCCGCACCATGACCGGGCGAGAACCGGGCGATCCTTCCTCGACGAACCGATGCGACGGTTGGAACGAGCAGTCCAAGAGAGCCTGCTGTCCCTACGGCAAACCGCTCTTCTGGAAGAACGCGTGCGTGGGCTACAGCCTGCAACGCGCCTCCAGCCGGCAGCTCTCGTTGAACGACGCCGAAGCGGTATTTGCCAAGGCCTTTCAAACCTGGACGAAGGTCACCTGCGGCAGCGGAACCTCGAACCGGGTGAGCCTCGACATGCGCTACCTCGGCCCCGTCGAGTGCGGTGAGGTCCGCTACAACAGCGAGGGGCCCAACCAGAACGTCATCGTATTCCGCGACTCGGAGTGGCCGCATCGCGATCCCACCAACACGCTGGCCCTGACCACCGTGCGCTACGATGCCGACAACGGCGAGATCTTCGGCGCCGACATGGAAATCAACGCCGCGCAGCCGAGTCCTCTCTCCGCCAGCGACAGCCTTCCCCCCGGCGCGCTGGATCTCCTCAGCATTGCCACGCACGAGGCCGGGCACTTTCTCGGCTTCGCGCACTCCGTCGACACGGAAGCCACGATGTACGCGTCATACCGCGCCATCTCCATGCGCGATCTGTCGCCCGACGACACGAACGGCATCTGCGGCGTGTACCCGCCCGATCAAACGCGGGCCACGGGCGACGGTCCGGTTCCAGCCGAGGCCTGTGATCCTACGCCTCGGCATGGCTTCGTGAGCACCTGCGAGGACACCTCCTCGGTCGAGGGCGGCGGCGGATGTGCCGTCGCTCCCCCAGGCACGTCGACCAACCCCTCCGAGGAACCGTGGCGGTGGCCATCGTCCATCCCCGTACTGCTCGCGGGAACGGGCCTCGTTCTGCTGCGCCGGCTCCGCGGTCAATTGCGCCCACGATGA
- a CDS encoding protein kinase has product MDDLSRGVTGEFRGIEPHLPFAEGRFLVEKEAGRGGMGIVYRAFDRMTERAVALKVLRKTDATAIRRFATEADALGKLEHPDIVRYLAQGIAEDGSPYLAIEWIEGENLSARLGRAIDQREQLPLEDVLELGQRLASALAAAHAIGIVHRDVKPSNILLVGGNLRRPKLADFGIVRAANTEHETTAGTMLGTVGYMAPEQARGEEHLDGRADLFSLGCVLFRCLTYRDPFAGPDPVTVLSLLLTQHPPRPSELRPDVPPDLDALVMQLLSKERERRPASASDVERVLLRIAQGVLGQTLTSHRLVYVAPHSVKSVDKTIDPPPTTRAWRPRWMHAAIAVAIAGAAIGVAFRPWQRAPDPTPQAAPPPGPTVLTAFPAAPSCNPRAVAAYQHGLQELHEGRWDGAARAFDLAAQADPSCPQAVLRRFLISREQVVPISLRRERLREIARLRDALSERDRLVLEAFAMVVTEDVPRREEAVRRLDEAVRRFPMDAELLFRAAGERMNVAKGPEDFEAALELVRRAAELDPTYSDAWQTQARLLEHLGRDNEVQAALERCLTISPGSVDCMKDRVFALSREGKCDEAVSFARRRSSWDPDDPTVYRSLAETLATTRAPKEAIEEVLQQRYGRLPDDVREGERLLDRAQLEAWLGQFDAALATAERLERHLANSASRESHWARAMLSAESLFEMGDPARASQVAEQALLRKDAWTPDQTIAVSAAPTEAWLLGAAFRGGRRTAAQWHEAARTWERANEGSVNAFERWALTWGASKLESQADAVEATGNAPSIGPREGARHFHVAWHVGVLDTFAGHIFLQAGNPARALPLLENGARACQSLEYPFVNVRAHLWLGMAKEKLGETAAACTAYRFVVDRWGHATPRSVTAIEAERRMRALACKS; this is encoded by the coding sequence TTGGACGACCTGTCTCGCGGTGTCACGGGGGAATTCCGTGGCATCGAGCCTCACCTGCCCTTCGCCGAAGGTCGCTTCCTCGTCGAGAAGGAAGCCGGTCGAGGTGGCATGGGGATCGTCTACCGCGCCTTCGATCGCATGACCGAGCGTGCGGTCGCACTCAAGGTGTTGCGCAAAACCGATGCGACGGCCATCCGACGCTTTGCCACCGAGGCCGACGCGCTGGGCAAGCTGGAGCACCCGGACATCGTGCGTTACCTGGCCCAAGGCATCGCAGAGGATGGCTCGCCCTACCTGGCCATCGAATGGATCGAGGGTGAGAACTTGAGCGCGCGGCTCGGGCGCGCCATCGACCAGCGCGAACAGCTGCCGCTGGAGGACGTGCTCGAGCTGGGGCAGCGCCTGGCCAGTGCGCTCGCCGCGGCGCATGCCATCGGCATCGTTCATCGCGACGTCAAGCCGAGCAACATCTTGCTCGTGGGCGGTAACCTGCGGCGGCCCAAGCTCGCCGATTTCGGCATCGTGCGGGCGGCCAACACGGAACACGAGACCACCGCCGGGACGATGCTCGGAACCGTGGGCTACATGGCCCCCGAGCAAGCGCGCGGCGAAGAGCACCTCGACGGGCGCGCGGATCTCTTTTCCTTGGGCTGCGTGCTCTTTCGCTGCCTCACCTACCGCGACCCCTTCGCTGGCCCGGATCCCGTCACGGTGCTTTCGCTGTTGCTCACGCAACATCCGCCAAGGCCGAGCGAGCTTCGCCCGGACGTGCCGCCCGATCTCGATGCGCTGGTGATGCAGCTCCTCTCCAAGGAGCGCGAAAGGCGGCCGGCATCCGCGTCCGACGTGGAACGCGTCCTCCTGCGCATCGCCCAGGGCGTCTTGGGCCAAACGCTCACCTCGCACCGCCTCGTGTACGTAGCGCCCCACTCGGTCAAGTCGGTGGACAAGACCATCGATCCGCCGCCGACGACCCGCGCGTGGCGACCGCGATGGATGCACGCAGCCATCGCGGTGGCCATCGCAGGCGCGGCCATCGGTGTCGCGTTTCGCCCCTGGCAGCGTGCACCCGATCCGACGCCGCAGGCAGCCCCGCCGCCCGGCCCCACCGTGCTGACCGCGTTTCCTGCGGCGCCTTCGTGCAACCCTCGCGCGGTGGCAGCTTACCAACACGGCCTTCAGGAGCTGCACGAGGGCCGGTGGGACGGTGCCGCCCGTGCGTTCGATCTCGCGGCGCAAGCGGATCCTTCGTGCCCGCAGGCCGTCCTCCGGCGCTTTCTCATCAGCCGCGAGCAGGTCGTACCCATCTCGCTCCGGCGCGAGCGCCTGCGGGAGATCGCGCGGCTGCGCGATGCGTTGAGCGAGCGCGATCGCTTGGTGCTCGAGGCGTTCGCCATGGTCGTCACCGAGGACGTCCCCCGGCGAGAAGAGGCGGTGCGACGTCTCGACGAAGCCGTGCGTCGTTTTCCCATGGATGCCGAGCTGCTCTTTCGCGCCGCCGGCGAGCGGATGAACGTCGCCAAAGGTCCGGAGGACTTCGAGGCGGCGCTCGAGCTGGTGCGGCGGGCCGCGGAGTTGGATCCCACGTATTCCGATGCATGGCAAACGCAGGCGCGCCTCCTCGAGCACCTGGGCCGCGACAACGAAGTGCAGGCCGCGCTCGAGCGATGCCTGACGATATCGCCAGGCTCGGTCGACTGCATGAAGGATCGCGTCTTCGCCTTGAGTCGCGAGGGGAAGTGCGACGAGGCCGTGTCCTTTGCGCGTCGTCGCTCGTCCTGGGACCCCGACGACCCCACCGTCTACCGCAGCCTGGCCGAGACCCTCGCGACCACACGGGCGCCCAAGGAGGCCATCGAGGAAGTGCTGCAGCAGCGCTATGGTCGCCTGCCCGACGATGTGCGCGAAGGCGAGCGCCTCTTGGACCGCGCGCAATTGGAGGCTTGGCTCGGGCAATTCGACGCGGCGCTCGCCACGGCCGAGCGGCTCGAGCGGCACCTCGCGAACTCCGCATCGCGCGAGTCGCATTGGGCGAGGGCGATGCTCTCCGCGGAGTCACTGTTCGAAATGGGCGACCCCGCACGCGCTTCGCAGGTCGCCGAGCAGGCGTTGCTGCGCAAGGACGCATGGACACCGGATCAAACCATCGCGGTGTCGGCTGCGCCGACGGAGGCGTGGCTTCTCGGGGCGGCCTTCCGCGGCGGACGCCGCACGGCGGCACAATGGCACGAGGCCGCGCGCACCTGGGAACGCGCAAACGAGGGCTCGGTCAATGCATTCGAGCGGTGGGCGCTCACCTGGGGTGCGAGCAAGTTGGAGTCGCAGGCGGACGCCGTCGAGGCCACGGGCAACGCCCCGTCGATCGGGCCGCGGGAGGGCGCGCGCCATTTCCACGTGGCCTGGCACGTCGGCGTGCTCGACACCTTTGCGGGGCACATCTTTTTGCAGGCGGGAAATCCGGCCCGGGCGTTGCCGCTGCTGGAAAACGGGGCACGCGCCTGCCAGAGCCTCGAGTACCCCTTCGTCAACGTGCGCGCGCACCTCTGGCTCGGCATGGCCAAGGAGAAGCTGGGCGAGACCGCCGCCGCCTGCACCGCGTACCGTTTCGTGGTCGACCGATGGGGCCATGCGACACCGCGCTCCGTGACGGCCATCGAAGCCGAGCGACGGATGCGCGCCCTCGCGTGCAAATCCTGA
- a CDS encoding class I SAM-dependent methyltransferase produces MTAKQRDIEESYSHIAGAYAEHFFDELRHKPFDRALLDVFADQVRGTGPVLDVGCGPGQSARALRERGIDVTGVDLAPEMIAEAKRRLPNIPFRVGSMLALEDANASYAGLVALYAIVHFHREELTQACREFFRVLRPSGLALASFHLGTEVVHRNELFGKPVNLDFVCFERAIVEGAFVAAGFRIEAYLERAPHTEIEHPTQRAYILARKPYSAG; encoded by the coding sequence ATGACCGCCAAACAGCGCGACATCGAGGAGAGCTACAGCCATATCGCCGGAGCGTACGCGGAGCATTTCTTCGACGAGCTTCGGCACAAGCCGTTCGATCGTGCGCTGCTCGACGTTTTTGCCGATCAAGTCCGCGGCACGGGGCCGGTGCTCGACGTGGGCTGCGGGCCGGGGCAAAGCGCGCGTGCGCTTCGTGAGCGCGGCATCGACGTCACCGGCGTGGACCTCGCCCCGGAAATGATCGCCGAGGCAAAGCGCCGGTTGCCGAATATCCCCTTTCGCGTCGGCTCGATGCTCGCGCTCGAAGATGCCAATGCCTCGTATGCAGGCCTGGTCGCGCTCTATGCCATCGTGCACTTCCACCGCGAGGAACTCACCCAGGCCTGCCGCGAGTTTTTCCGAGTGCTGCGTCCCTCGGGCCTGGCCCTCGCATCCTTTCACTTGGGCACCGAAGTCGTGCACCGCAACGAGCTATTCGGCAAACCGGTGAATCTGGACTTCGTATGCTTCGAGCGCGCCATCGTCGAGGGTGCCTTCGTCGCTGCAGGATTTCGCATCGAAGCGTACCTCGAGCGCGCCCCTCACACCGAGATCGAGCACCCCACGCAGCGCGCCTATATTCTCGCGCGTAAACCGTATTCGGCAGGCTGA